The Anaerolineales bacterium DNA segment GGATCCAACCCGAACGCGATGCGGACCGTGACGAAAAACTCCATCTTCACCAACGTCGCCCAAACCCCCGACAACGACGTGTGGTGGGAAGGCTTGACCAAGGAAAAGCCGGCCGAACTGATCGACTGGAAGGGCAGGGCTTGGACTCCATCCTCCCCTGAACCCGCGGCGAACCCCAATGGCCGGTTCACCACCCCGGCTTCGCAGTGCCCGGTGATCGATCCGGATTGGGAAAATCCGTCCGGGGTGCCGATCGCGGCGATCCTCTTCGGCGGACGGCGCAACCGGCTGATGCCCCTGGTCTACCAAACGCGCGATTGGGTGAGCGGTATGTATTTGGCCGCTACGCTCGTCTCGGAAACCACCGCCGCCGCCGCGGGCGCCGTCGGGAAGATGCGGCGCGACCCGTTCGCGATGCTCCCCTTCTGCGGCTACCACATCGGCGATTACATTTCCTATTGGCTTTCGTTCCAATCCAAGGGCTTGCGCCTTCCGCCGGTCTTCGGCGTCAATTGGTTCCGCAAGAACGGGTCCGGAAAATATTTATGGCCCGGCTACGGAGAGAACATGCGCGCGCTCGAGTGGATCATCGGCCGGGCGAACGGCGAACGTGGAGCCGTCGAGCACGCCCTGGGATTCGCCCCGCGCTACGGGGACATAAAATGGGACGGCCTCCCGGATTTCTCCCGGCAGGAATTCGAAACCCTTACGTCCGTCGACCGGGAAGGGTGGCACAACGAACTGCAGTCTCACGACGAATTCTTCGCCTCCATGGGCGAGAAAATGCCGGCCGCCCTGATGGAGGAATGGAAACGGCTGGAAGCCGAGTTGGAAGGATAGCGCATCCACCGAAGAGAAGGGAAAGGTAATGGAAGTCCACACGGCCGGTCCGAATTCGGACCGGCCGTTTTCGCAACGGCGGGGAAAGGATCCCTAGTCGGAGCGCGTTGCCGCCCGACCCGCGCGGGTGCAAAGATCCGGGCGGGTTGAGCGGCAACGCGCTTACCGCGCCAGCCATGCGGCCGCAACCGCGAGAATCAGAAAAGCCGCCATTGCTATGCCGGCCGCCGCGATGATGCGCCGTTCCCTTTGTTTGGCGCGTTGCGCCGCCTCGGCCGCCCGACGCAGCCGGCGGCGGTCGGCCTCCTGAAACAGCTCCAGACGCGCGCGGGATTCCCCTTCCTCCCGGATCCGGAGGTCGGCCGACCGCCGGGCCAATTCCTCCCGCTGGATCCGGAAAGACTGGTCCACCGTCCGGAAGGCGTGCCCGAGCGGATCCAACTCGCGGCCGCAAGCACCGCAACGTTCGACGCCGCTCCAATTCTCACGGCCGCAGGCCGGGCAGACAATCCCCAATTCGGCCCCGCATTCGGCGCACGCCACGGATCCGGCCGGATTTTCCATGCCGCAACGGGGACAGAGGGTGAACGGTTGCGCGGCGGAGAAACCACAGGCTGTACAACGCAGGCCTCCCCGGGGATCCACCGCCAACGCCGCCCCACAAGACGGACACTTGGTAGAAGGCATCTCGGCCGCAGAATCCATTTCCAGCCGCGATTCTACCTTTTTTCCGGATTTCAAGCCCCGAGAACGCCTCGGCCGTTCCTCCCTTGACGCGTCCATCCCGGAAGCGGATAATTCCATTCAGCCCCACCCGGATAAGGAAACACCTTTTGCGCAATCAGGCCGATTCTGCCAATTCATCCGACTCTCGACCCCGAGTTCGATTCCGCTTCACGGCCCCCGCCGCTGACCTCCTTCTGGCGGCGGAATACTTCCTGCTGTTCCTGCTGTTCACAGCCTGCTCCACCCCTTACCGGATCAACCCGGGATCCGTGTCGGTGGGTTTATCGGAAATCGTAGCCTGGCTCTACATCCTCTGGCGGTGTGCGACCGGGAGCTACGGCGGAAAGGAGGAGGAGAGAAACGGCCGATGGCTGATGCGCGGGATCGGCCTCCTCGCGGTGTGGGCGGCCCTGCTTTGGGCGATCTCGCCGAATTGGATCACGCGGCGGGGGATGTTCACGGATTGGCTGCTGGCCGGCGCGGTGCTGCTTTGCCTGTTGCACTCGCCGATCAAGGATTGGAAGCGGATCGCGCTGCTCATGGTGCTCGCGGCGCTGCCGAATGCTTTTCTGGGCGCATTACAGTATGGCATGGGGATCGGGCTGGCGCCAAAAGATCTTTCGGGCTGGAGCAAGGGAGCCGCCTCCTTCCCGATCTACGGCCTTTTCCGCCACTCGAACGACCTGGCGGTTTACCTCTATTGGCCGGTTCTGCTGTGCATCGGATTAGCCGCGTCCGGCCGGAACTGGATCCGGGCCTCTTACGCCGTCCTGGCATTTTTCTTCGGCCTCATCTTGTGGTGGACCGTCTCCCGCAGCACCCTGTTCACGCTGGCCCTGGCCGGAGCCGGATTGGCCTTGATATTCCTGCTCCGGCGTAAGAAAGCCTTCGCCTGGGCGATGGCGGGTGGCGCGGCGTGCGCAGCCGCCGGGCTGGCGGGATTGTTCCTTGCCCTGCCGCTGGACCGGATCAACCGAATGATCAGCGGGCGGCTTGGGTTGTGGGACCGGACAATCAACCTCATCGTTGGGGACCCGCTGCTCCTGCCGATGGGGTATCTTGCCGAGCCTCCCCCCACTCTGCGGGTTTTCTGGATCCCCCACAACATCTATCTTCTGTCTTGGATCGAATACGGGTGGCCGGGCGTCGTCCTGCTTGCGGGATTGGCGGGATTCTTCCTATGGGGCGGATGGAAACGCTACGAGCGCCTGCGGAGCCATCCCGGCGCCGCCGCCTTGTGGGCGGGATTTGCGGGATTGTTCCTGCTGAACGGGATGGTCAGCCTGTATTTCCACGAGACGTATGTGATCCTGAATTTCATTGCGGCAGCCGCCGTCTGGATTGCACAAATGCGGGAGATCGATCTTTCCACGGAAACCCCCAGCCGCTCCGCATGGCCCCCGGCCGGGGAGTAAAGATCCGGCAATTCCACACCGCCGTCTTTGGAATCCGCCGGGGGTATAATGGACCGGCGAGCCGAGATCATCCGCTTGTCCGCCGGCGGCGGACGGTTTCGGACTGCGCGGCACTTCTCTTCCGGGACCTGGCCTTGGACAGCCGAAATCCACACCGATCGGAACTTCCCTCCTTAAGCCGCATCCCGGCGCCCTTGCCCCCCTCCGCGCCGGACGGATTGTTTTTTCTCCGAAGCAGGCGATGACGATACCGCGCGGAAACATCCTCGGCGTGCACGTCAGCGCTGTGAATATGGCGCAGGCGCTGGAGACAATCGACGGATGGTTGGAAAAGCAGGAACGTCACTATGTCTGCATCACCAATGCCCATGGCATCTTGGAATGCCGCGATCATCCCGAATGGCGGACGATATTCAACCGCAGCGGCATGACAACCCCGGACGGGATGTCTCTCGTATGGCTCTTGAAACTCCGCGGGCACCGCTCGGTAAGCCGCGTGTACGGTCCCGATCTGATGAGATTGGTCTGCGAACATTCCGTACCTGCCTGTCGAAGGCATTTTTTCTACGGCTCCACACCCGAGACTCTGGCGGATCTATCCCGCGGATTACAGAAAAAATATCCGGGGCTACAGGTGGCGGGAATGCATTCTCCACCCTTTCGGCCGCTTACGCCGGCGGAGGGCGATGAAGTCGTACGGATGATTAACAAAGCCAAGCCGGACATCCTGTGGGTGGGCATCAGCACACCAAAACAGGAACAATGGATGGCCGAGCATTATGGCAAGCTGAACGCGACGGTGCTGATCGGGGTCGGCGCCGCCTTCGATTTCCTATCCGGCCGGAAGCGGCAAGCCCCGCGCTGGATGCAACGATCCGGCCTGGAGTGGCTGTTCCGGCTGGCGACAGAACCCGGCCGCCTGTGGCGGCGGTACGCCCGATACCCCCTGTTCTGCCTGCTGGCGGCCGCCCACTTGCTGGGATTAACGCGATACGATTGATCCAGGAGCCCTCCGCCCCCATGTTCCGCCGCTTTTCCACCGATTTCGCACTGTTTTCCATCCTCCTGGACGGCTTCCTGATCCTCCTGAGCTTATTCGCGGCCTCGGTGCTTCGCCCGATGCTGAACACGCTTCCGTTGATTAAGGAAGTGTTCGGATATCAATCGTTCCCCGACTTCCTCTATCTGGTATTTCCGGCCGTCTGGGTCCTCTCTTACCTTGTCTTTTCCGTCTATAATCCGGGGCGCAACCTCCGCTCAGAAGAGGAATTCGTCAGGCTGATCCTGGGATCCCTGCAGGCGGGAATTGCGCTGGCCGGAGTGCTGTTCTTCACCTATCGGGATTTCTCCCGCGCGCTGTTCCTCAGCTTTTTCGGGTTGGGTTGCGTTTCCACGATCGGCTGGCGGGTGCTTTATATCGGGCTCCGGCTAAGCGGATACAGCCTTGCGCCCAATCAGAACGTGCTCATCATCGGGGCAGGCCTCGTCGGCAAGGATCTCCAGCAGAAAATAGCCGAGCGCCAGGATCTCCGGCTGCGGCTGGCGGGCTTCCTCGACGACGATCCACAGAAGCGCGCCGGCAATCCGCTGATCCTTGACGTGCTGGACAACGCCCGGCGGGTGGTCCAGGAGTACAAGGTGGACCATGTCATCATGGCCTTGCCGCGCCGCGCCCACGAACGCCTCAGCCGCTTGGTGTCGGACCTGCACGACCTGCCGGTCAAGGTGTATGTAATCCCGGATTATTTCGCCTTGACCATGCACCATGCGGCCGTGGAGGAATTCGCCGGGATTCCGGTCCTCGACCTGCGCGCCCCGGCGCTCAGCGACTACCAGCGTTTGGTCAAGCGGGCCTTCGACGTGACCGCGACACTTCTGCTCCTTCCCGTTTCGCTGCCGATGATGGGATTGATCGGCCTGGCGGTGAGGCTGGAGAGCCGCGGTCCGGTCCTGTTGCATCAGACCCGGGTGGGAGAAAACGGGCGGCTTTTTAAAATGCACAAGTTCCGGACGATGGTGGAAAACGCCGAAGCGCTCCGCCATCTGGTGGAGCGGAGGGACAATCAAGGCCGCCTGATTCATAAAGCGGCCGACGATCCCCGGACCACCCGGCTGGGCGGCCTCCTGCGCAGGCTCAGTCTGGATGAGCTGCCACAATTCTTCAACATCCTCAGGGGTGAGATGAGCCTGGTCGGGCCACGGCCGGAGATGCCCTACCTGGTCGATCAGTACGAACCCTGGCAACGCAAGCGCTTCGCCGTGCCGCCCGGATTGACCGGATGGTGGCAGGTGCACGGGAGGAGCGACAAGCCGATGCACCTGCACACGGAAGAAGACCTTTATTACATCCAAAATTATTCCCCCTGGCTGGACATACTCATCATACTGAAGACGGTCGGCGCGGTCTTCTCGCGCCGTGGGGCATATTAGGCCATGGCGCTTGCACCCCGTCTCCGATGTTTCGGCCGATTGCCGCCTTCCCCGCCCCGCGCAATTCGATCCACTGCATCCCGCGCTCCATCCGAAGCTTTTTTTTCTCCGGCCTCCCAGATCGGGCCGGTGGGCATCTCCGACCAAGCCTGTGCGCGTCGATGAGAGTCCTCTTCCTTCACGGAGTGGGCGATCTGTACGGGGCAAGCCGCTGCCTGGTGCGGTTGGCTTCGGCTCTGCGCGAAGACGGACATGAAGTGGAAGTCTGGCTTCCGGATGCGGGTCCGATCGTCACCAAGCTCGAATCCGCCGGTGTGGCCTGCGAATTGGCGCCGGAATTGCGCGGCATCACGCGGAACACGTATCATCGCCGGCGCTCGTTAATCCATTTTCTCAGCGAGAGTCCCGGCCGAATCCTCTCCCTGAGCCGGAAAATCCGTGCCGCCCGGCCGGATGTCGTGCATACGAACATGGCTACGCTCGTCACCGCAGGTCTCGCCGCGCGGTTGTCCGGCAGACCCCACCTTTGGCACGTGCGGGAGTGGTTCGGCGAATTCTCACGGGAGTGGGTAATATTCCAATGGCTTCTGCGGGTCTGCTCCGACCGAATTGTGTGCATTTCCAAAACCGTTGCGGATCAGTTCCATCCCGTTATCCGGAAAAAGACAAGGATAATTTATGACGGATTGTCCGACAGCGAGATCCAAGCGGTAAGCCAAGCACGAGTCCAAGCCTTCAAGTCCAAATTCGGATTGGAAAGACATCCGGCGGTAGGAGTTGTCGGCCGGATTAAATGGAAACGCAAAGGTCAGGAGGTCTTTCTTCGGGCGGCCTCCTTGCTTCGGAACGAGTTCCCCCAAACGCGGTTTCTCTGCATCGGCAGCCCTTTTCCCGGGAACGAAGATCACCTGGAATCATTGCAGCGGCTTGCCGCGGAGTTGGGGATGAACCACATGTGGATTGTAACCGGAGACGTGGACGAAAATTTGGCAGCGATCGCCGCTTTGGATATTCTTGTTCATCCTCCCTGCCAGCCTGAGCCATTCGGGATGGTTGTGACCGAAGCCATGGCGCTTGGGAAACCGGTCATCGGATCGGATCTCGGCGGGATCAAGGAACAGGTGGAAAACAATCGTACGGGTCTTCTGATTCCGCCGAATGATCCACCCGCCCTGGCGGAAGCCATAAAGATTCTGCTCAACAACGAGACTCTGCGATTAACGATGGGCGCCCGGGGCAGGGCACGCTGCCGGGAGTGCTTTTCCTGGGAATCATTCTACCGATCCATGCTTGAGGAATACTACGTCTTGGCACCTCCTCCAACGATCTAGGCCATCACGACGCAGAATTAAATCGAACCTGAACGGATAAACCGTCAAATGCCGGGTGCGTTGACATCGTCCTTCCGGGATCCGTTGTTTTACCCTGGTATAATCCATGCATTCATAGCGAACCTGGTTGTGAATAATTCCCGGGAGGCAAGCATGGAAAAGCGCGTTCTTGTCGCCGCTGAAGACACCCTGGATCTACGCGTGTATGTCGGGCGGATCATTCATCGCTGGCCCTTCCTGCTTTTCCTTTCGCTGGCTACGGCCATTATCACTTTCGTCGGCAGTTACCTGCTCCCTCCCGTGTACGAGGCGACTGCCGTTTTGACCATTCCAGGGTATGCGACCAATGAAGTGTATTCAGCCAATCTGCTCATGAGCGAATCGATTCACAAGGCGGTCTTGACCAAACCTGACATCGGCGCCGACATTCTGGATCGGATCACGATCACGGCCGACAAGGACGACAAGGTCACCTATTCCATCACTGTTAAAGCTAACAACCCCTCCCAGGCAGTCCTAGAAGCCAACACGTGGGCGGAAGAGGGGATAAAGTGGATTAAGCAAAAACTTCAGAATTCCGAGCGCGCGTGGATGAATAGAACAAAAGCGGAACTGGAAGCCACAGAGCTCGAATTGCTGCAATTCCTGGAAGTCAACGGATTATCGGAATACTCCTTGATCGACATCCGATTCTTCGAAGGGACCTATTCGCCGAACGAATATGTCCCGGTTGTGTTCCCGGAACCTTTGGATCTTAACGCCTCAGACCGGGCCGAATTGAGAATCCTCATGCGGGCACAGAGCAACGCCGCTGAGATGTATGCCGAAGCCCTGGATCGATATTCCCGTCATCAAATGCAACTCCAGGTAAACGGACCGATGATTATCAATCATGCACAGATTCCCGATGAAGCCGCCAGCCCGCAATTCCTCTCGGTAATGAAAAACGCGGCTCTGGCGTTGGTCCTGACTTCAGCAATAGGAATCTTCATCATCCTTCTTTGGGGTTGGTGGAAAGAACCATCTATTCGGACACCCTAATAACTCGCCATCTCGGCATTCCGCAATCCATAACTGGTATTTCCTTCGGATCGGATTAGAAGTATTGGAAATTGGGATTAGAAAAAAAATGCTCCTTCCTTCGTTACCGGCAGGATATTCAATCGATCTGCCGGCTCCAGACAATGCGGTTTTACTTGAATCGGAGAAAATGGATTGAGCGGCGAGAATCCCAATCATATCTTCCCCGATGGCGAGTCGCCATCCTCCTCCGATCCTTCGGTTGAAAAAACGATCTTCACTTTGGCCGGCGGAGCCAGCCTGTCGCTGGCGGGAAAATTCGCCGGACGGCTGTTGGGCTTCCTGGGGGATATCGCCGCGGCCCGGATTCTCGGGCCGGTGCTCTTCGGCCTCTACGCCATCGGCTGGACAATCCTTCGCCTCCTCAGTCTACTCAGCCCGATGGGGTTGGACAAAGGCGTCATATTCTTCGCGGCCCCCCATTCGGGAAAAGAAGGCCGTGCGGTCCGACGGATCATAGACCGATCAGCTATTCTGGCGCTGGTTTCCGGATCGGCATTCGGCCTGTTCCTTTTTCTGGCGGCTCCTTGGCTTTCCGTCGCCATCTTTCAAAAACCCGATTTGGCGTACATCATCCGCTGGTTTGCGTTGTCCTTTCCACTCTCCTCCACGCTTGCGGTGATTCTTGCCGCGACGAAGATTACCTTAAACATGAAATATGCCGTTTGGATTCAGGATATCTTCCAACCGGCCGCGGGGCTCTTTTTCCTCCTGCTCTTCTACTGTCTTGGATTCCGTCTCGCCGGCGTGTTGGCCGCCGATGTTATCTCCTTCGCCGCCGCGTTGGGATTGGGGATACTCATTCTCCGCAAGTTGTTTCCCCGACTTCATGATGCCGCCTCGGCTTCCCCTCCGGCAAACCAAGCCCTGCTGGCTTTCTCCGTCCCGGCTGCCTTGGCGGGTATGTTCACACCCTTTCTGATGTGGGTCGACCGCCTGTTCGTCGGCGCCTTCCGCCCGGCATCGGAGATGGGCGTGTATCAGGCGGCTTCCCAAACGTCGGTCGTGTTCGGGATCATTCTCGTCGCCCTGTCGGCGATCATCACCCCGATGATCACCCCGCTCCATCAAAAGCGGCAAATCCGCCTTATGGAAGAGCTCTTCCGGGTCAGTACCAAATGGGGATTGTATGCCAGTCTTCCGATTTTCATTTGGGTGAGCTTTTTTTCCCGGCAGATCCTCTCTGCCATATTCGGCACCTCCTTCGGATCGGGCTGGCCGATTTTGATCATCCTCACCGTTGGACAGCTGGTGAATGTCGGAACCGGAGCCGTAGGACCGATCCTGATCATGACCGGACACCAAAAACGATGGTCGCTTCTCTCCGGAGCCGCACTGCTGGCCAACATCTTTTTGAATTGGTGTCTGGTTCCGA contains these protein-coding regions:
- a CDS encoding glycosyltransferase family 4 protein produces the protein MRVLFLHGVGDLYGASRCLVRLASALREDGHEVEVWLPDAGPIVTKLESAGVACELAPELRGITRNTYHRRRSLIHFLSESPGRILSLSRKIRAARPDVVHTNMATLVTAGLAARLSGRPHLWHVREWFGEFSREWVIFQWLLRVCSDRIVCISKTVADQFHPVIRKKTRIIYDGLSDSEIQAVSQARVQAFKSKFGLERHPAVGVVGRIKWKRKGQEVFLRAASLLRNEFPQTRFLCIGSPFPGNEDHLESLQRLAAELGMNHMWIVTGDVDENLAAIAALDILVHPPCQPEPFGMVVTEAMALGKPVIGSDLGGIKEQVENNRTGLLIPPNDPPALAEAIKILLNNETLRLTMGARGRARCRECFSWESFYRSMLEEYYVLAPPPTI
- a CDS encoding flippase translates to MSGENPNHIFPDGESPSSSDPSVEKTIFTLAGGASLSLAGKFAGRLLGFLGDIAAARILGPVLFGLYAIGWTILRLLSLLSPMGLDKGVIFFAAPHSGKEGRAVRRIIDRSAILALVSGSAFGLFLFLAAPWLSVAIFQKPDLAYIIRWFALSFPLSSTLAVILAATKITLNMKYAVWIQDIFQPAAGLFFLLLFYCLGFRLAGVLAADVISFAAALGLGILILRKLFPRLHDAASASPPANQALLAFSVPAALAGMFTPFLMWVDRLFVGAFRPASEMGVYQAASQTSVVFGIILVALSAIITPMITPLHQKRQIRLMEELFRVSTKWGLYASLPIFIWVSFFSRQILSAIFGTSFGSGWPILIILTVGQLVNVGTGAVGPILIMTGHQKRWSLLSGAALLANIFLNWCLVPKWGVMGAALGTACSLSTLFLIGVLQIRKVLGIWPYDRRYLKGLLAAAFSGIAFWILDSAFSPDGILSLGIVLLSGTAVFLIALLASGLDREDTVLLTTVLSRSPFRRGKEPQRTDG
- a CDS encoding WecB/TagA/CpsF family glycosyltransferase, with amino-acid sequence MTIPRGNILGVHVSAVNMAQALETIDGWLEKQERHYVCITNAHGILECRDHPEWRTIFNRSGMTTPDGMSLVWLLKLRGHRSVSRVYGPDLMRLVCEHSVPACRRHFFYGSTPETLADLSRGLQKKYPGLQVAGMHSPPFRPLTPAEGDEVVRMINKAKPDILWVGISTPKQEQWMAEHYGKLNATVLIGVGAAFDFLSGRKRQAPRWMQRSGLEWLFRLATEPGRLWRRYARYPLFCLLAAAHLLGLTRYD
- a CDS encoding sugar transferase, which encodes MFRRFSTDFALFSILLDGFLILLSLFAASVLRPMLNTLPLIKEVFGYQSFPDFLYLVFPAVWVLSYLVFSVYNPGRNLRSEEEFVRLILGSLQAGIALAGVLFFTYRDFSRALFLSFFGLGCVSTIGWRVLYIGLRLSGYSLAPNQNVLIIGAGLVGKDLQQKIAERQDLRLRLAGFLDDDPQKRAGNPLILDVLDNARRVVQEYKVDHVIMALPRRAHERLSRLVSDLHDLPVKVYVIPDYFALTMHHAAVEEFAGIPVLDLRAPALSDYQRLVKRAFDVTATLLLLPVSLPMMGLIGLAVRLESRGPVLLHQTRVGENGRLFKMHKFRTMVENAEALRHLVERRDNQGRLIHKAADDPRTTRLGGLLRRLSLDELPQFFNILRGEMSLVGPRPEMPYLVDQYEPWQRKRFAVPPGLTGWWQVHGRSDKPMHLHTEEDLYYIQNYSPWLDILIILKTVGAVFSRRGAY